From a region of the Ardenticatena maritima genome:
- a CDS encoding GlsB/YeaQ/YmgE family stress response membrane protein — protein sequence MGCLGFLMWILIGGLAGWAASVVMGTDDRQGCLTNILLGIVGGIVGGFLLRLAGFHTRPGIFASFLTAFIGAVLLLAIFRRR from the coding sequence ATGGGTTGCCTTGGATTTTTGATGTGGATTTTGATTGGCGGTCTGGCCGGTTGGGCTGCCAGTGTCGTCATGGGCACAGATGACCGCCAGGGCTGCTTGACGAATATCCTGCTTGGCATCGTCGGTGGGATTGTTGGCGGGTTCTTGCTCCGATTGGCGGGCTTTCACACACGCCCGGGCATTTTCGCCAGTTTCCTGACCGCTTTTATTGGTGCGGTTCTGTTGCTGGCAATTTTCCGCCGACGCTAA
- a CDS encoding gamma-butyrobetaine hydroxylase-like domain-containing protein: MTTPAKEPKPKQLIVDPKRALMYVRWQDDHESLIPLHVVREACPCAFCEQARRRLAQGEPDETFSRASIEPTAVSEAGNYALHIYWADGHSGGYYTWSLLRSLCPCEACQASRS, translated from the coding sequence ATGACCACACCAGCGAAAGAACCCAAGCCCAAACAACTTATCGTTGACCCCAAGCGCGCGCTCATGTACGTGCGTTGGCAAGATGACCATGAAAGCCTCATCCCGCTGCATGTGGTGCGCGAAGCCTGCCCATGCGCCTTTTGCGAGCAGGCGCGTCGTCGCCTGGCGCAGGGCGAGCCCGATGAGACGTTTTCGCGCGCCAGTATCGAACCGACGGCGGTGAGCGAAGCGGGCAATTATGCGCTTCACATCTACTGGGCGGATGGGCACAGCGGCGGCTACTACACATGGTCGCTTTTGCGCTCGTTGTGCCCATGTGAAGCGTGCCAGGCGTCGCGTTCGTGA
- a CDS encoding TldD/PmbA family protein encodes MQDLVQRAVDTAVALGAQYADARIVHQRHQNILVRNSAVETLQETESLGLGVRVVVDGAWGFSASHLLTPQEIDRVAAEAVRIARASARVHKQPVRLGPPVTSRGFYQTPIEEDPFAVSLEEKIALLLEADTAMRRVNGVRITLAKLAAMREHKFFANSEGALTEQVLYESGGGIQAIAVGNGDVQQRSYPGLFAQQQVTGGFEHVRRLDLVGNAERIAHEAVELLHAPVAPSGTFDVIIDSTQLALQVHESCGHPIELDRVFGTEAAFAGTSFLTPDRLYTLRYGSDVVNIVADATAPLGLGTFGWDDEGVPAQRVDIVRNGLFVGYLTSRETAQQLHEIVPNAPPTSNGTMRADGWNRIPLIRMTNINLEPGTWRLEDLIADTEHGLYLEMNRSWSIDDKRLNFQFGVEVCREIKNGKLGQLYKNANYTGITPEFWSACDAVCNADYWTLWGVTNCGKGQPMQLSHVGHGAAPARFRGIRVFGTQ; translated from the coding sequence ATGCAAGACCTTGTTCAGCGCGCTGTGGATACGGCTGTTGCCCTTGGCGCGCAGTACGCCGATGCGCGAATCGTCCACCAGCGGCACCAAAACATTCTCGTGCGGAACAGCGCCGTCGAAACGTTGCAGGAAACCGAAAGCCTCGGTTTGGGCGTGCGGGTGGTCGTAGATGGCGCGTGGGGGTTTAGCGCCAGCCATCTGCTCACCCCCCAGGAAATTGACCGCGTCGCCGCCGAGGCGGTGCGCATCGCCCGCGCCAGCGCCCGCGTACACAAACAACCTGTGCGGCTTGGTCCACCGGTAACCTCGCGCGGCTTCTACCAGACCCCCATTGAGGAAGACCCCTTTGCGGTGTCGCTGGAAGAAAAAATCGCCCTTCTTCTGGAAGCCGATACCGCTATGCGCCGTGTCAATGGCGTGCGCATCACGCTTGCGAAACTTGCCGCCATGCGTGAACATAAATTCTTCGCCAACAGTGAAGGGGCGCTCACCGAGCAGGTGCTCTACGAGAGCGGCGGCGGCATTCAAGCCATTGCCGTGGGGAATGGCGACGTCCAGCAGCGCAGTTATCCGGGGTTGTTTGCCCAGCAACAAGTCACGGGGGGCTTTGAGCATGTCCGCCGCCTTGACCTGGTGGGCAATGCCGAGCGCATTGCGCATGAAGCCGTTGAATTGCTGCATGCGCCGGTGGCACCGAGCGGGACGTTCGACGTGATTATTGACTCAACGCAGTTGGCGCTTCAAGTCCATGAAAGTTGTGGGCATCCTATCGAACTCGACCGCGTCTTTGGCACCGAAGCGGCGTTTGCCGGCACCAGTTTCCTCACGCCCGACAGGCTCTACACGTTGCGCTACGGGAGCGACGTCGTCAATATCGTTGCCGACGCCACCGCGCCGCTGGGGTTGGGCACCTTTGGCTGGGACGATGAAGGTGTGCCCGCGCAACGGGTGGATATCGTGCGCAACGGGCTCTTTGTGGGCTATTTGACCAGCCGCGAGACGGCACAACAATTGCACGAAATTGTGCCGAATGCGCCCCCCACCAGCAACGGCACCATGCGCGCCGATGGGTGGAACCGCATCCCTCTCATTCGTATGACCAACATCAACCTCGAACCGGGGACATGGCGGCTTGAAGATTTGATTGCCGACACCGAGCATGGGCTCTATCTTGAAATGAACCGCTCATGGAGCATTGACGATAAGCGGCTCAACTTCCAATTTGGGGTAGAAGTCTGCCGCGAAATCAAAAACGGGAAACTTGGGCAACTCTACAAGAACGCGAATTACACCGGCATCACCCCTGAATTTTGGAGCGCGTGCGACGCCGTCTGCAACGCAGACTACTGGACACTCTGGGGCGTCACCAACTGCGGCAAAGGGCAACCCATGCAACTCAGCCATGTGGGGCATGGCGCTGCCCCCGCCCGTTTCCGCGGTATCCGCGTCTTCGGCACCCAGTAA
- a CDS encoding TldD/PmbA family protein, with the protein MLNEQTLRDLAQTVLLASRADETEVVLLATHARLTRFANNEIHQNVAEHNLEARIRVVKGGRVGVAISNSADRDALLKTLEQAEALAANTPPVPDWPGLPHDTRPTPETETWSEATASATPERRADLVGDVCRTADAAGHVASGALETNTQALYIANSHGVERYVPRTVASFVTVVMSDTGSGYAAGAHRDLNAIPVADLGREAVETATRSRNPIDLEPGVYDVVLDTYAMADILSFVCSLGFGGQAYAEGRSFVSGKLGEQVLGENITIIDDGLSPDGLPLPVDFEGVVRQRLPLVEHGVARAVAWDSRWAARAGTESTGHALPAPNWWGPVPLHPHLAAGETPRSELVRHVERGIYVTRFNYTRTVNPGRVIVTGLTRDGTFLIENGEIVAPIKNLRFTQSYVEALQNVVALSRERRILASFGTVGAMKVPAAVIRNFTFTGKTQF; encoded by the coding sequence ATGTTGAACGAACAAACCTTGCGCGACCTTGCCCAGACGGTGTTGCTCGCCAGCCGCGCAGATGAAACCGAAGTCGTCTTGCTGGCTACCCATGCCCGCCTGACCCGCTTCGCCAACAATGAAATTCACCAAAACGTTGCCGAGCATAACCTGGAAGCCCGTATCCGCGTGGTAAAAGGGGGGCGCGTGGGCGTGGCAATCAGCAATAGCGCCGACCGCGACGCACTGCTGAAAACGCTCGAACAGGCCGAAGCGCTTGCCGCGAATACGCCGCCTGTGCCTGATTGGCCCGGCTTGCCGCACGATACGCGCCCCACCCCTGAAACCGAAACGTGGAGCGAAGCCACCGCCTCAGCCACGCCCGAACGCCGCGCCGACCTCGTAGGTGACGTCTGCCGCACTGCTGACGCGGCGGGGCATGTGGCGAGTGGGGCGCTCGAAACCAACACACAGGCGCTCTACATCGCCAACTCGCACGGCGTCGAACGCTATGTGCCGCGCACCGTGGCTTCGTTTGTGACCGTGGTGATGAGCGACACAGGAAGCGGCTACGCCGCCGGCGCCCACCGCGACCTGAACGCCATTCCCGTTGCCGACCTGGGGCGTGAAGCCGTTGAAACGGCGACGCGCAGTCGCAACCCTATTGACCTGGAACCCGGTGTGTACGACGTCGTGTTGGACACCTACGCCATGGCGGATATCCTCTCGTTTGTCTGTTCGCTGGGCTTTGGGGGGCAAGCCTACGCTGAAGGACGCAGTTTTGTGAGCGGCAAACTGGGCGAGCAGGTGCTTGGTGAAAACATCACCATCATTGACGACGGCTTGTCGCCAGACGGGTTGCCCTTGCCGGTTGACTTTGAGGGGGTTGTACGCCAGCGCCTGCCCCTGGTTGAACACGGCGTTGCCCGTGCTGTGGCGTGGGATTCGCGGTGGGCGGCGCGCGCAGGCACAGAGAGCACTGGGCACGCCCTGCCCGCCCCCAACTGGTGGGGACCTGTGCCGCTGCATCCCCACCTGGCGGCTGGGGAGACCCCGCGCAGCGAACTGGTGCGCCATGTCGAGCGTGGTATCTACGTGACGCGCTTCAACTACACGCGCACCGTCAACCCCGGTCGCGTCATCGTGACGGGGCTTACGCGCGACGGCACGTTCCTGATCGAAAACGGCGAAATCGTCGCCCCTATCAAGAACTTGCGCTTTACCCAAAGTTATGTTGAAGCATTGCAAAATGTTGTGGCGTTGAGCCGCGAACGGCGCATACTGGCCTCTTTTGGCACGGTCGGCGCCATGAAAGTCCCTGCCGCCGTCATTCGCAACTTCACATTCACGGGGAAAACGCAGTTTTGA
- a CDS encoding methyltransferase domain-containing protein yields the protein MKRKHRSAKSKSRRRRTEATQSALPAPLYEADVADGLEALAAEEVRRRLQPHVSMEPVALRGAVRFRFGDAPRRLFDLKTVLAVFQLHRLDVPRPRALLGDQHWRALCTAAAAIVHLHPPGAFETFYLSAAGAHTATMQRIAEGMANHLGLRRVQTPDEGHFLMRIRRPPEGSAGWDVLFRLTPRPLSARAWRVCNYPGAMNATVAHAMALLTAPHPDDIVFNPCCGSGTLLIERGLIAPAARLLGCDIEPAVLACARENALAAGLAERIEWEAWDACQTPLPEKSVDVILSDLPFGGLVGSHAENERLYPAFVQEMARIARPGARGALITHEVRLLNTVLEAQTAWRVEQVLKVTLGGLHPRIFLLRRQVW from the coding sequence TTGAAGCGCAAACATCGTTCAGCCAAATCAAAATCCCGCCGCAGGCGAACCGAGGCGACGCAAAGCGCGCTGCCCGCCCCGCTCTACGAAGCCGACGTCGCGGATGGGCTGGAAGCGCTGGCGGCGGAAGAGGTGCGCAGACGCCTTCAGCCGCACGTCTCGATGGAGCCGGTGGCGTTGCGTGGTGCGGTGCGCTTCCGCTTTGGGGATGCGCCGCGCCGCCTGTTCGATTTGAAGACAGTGCTGGCGGTGTTCCAACTGCACCGCTTGGATGTGCCCCGCCCGCGCGCCTTGCTGGGCGACCAACATTGGCGCGCGCTCTGCACCGCCGCTGCTGCCATTGTGCACCTGCACCCACCTGGCGCATTTGAAACGTTCTACCTTAGCGCGGCGGGCGCGCACACCGCCACCATGCAGCGCATCGCCGAGGGAATGGCGAACCATCTGGGCTTGCGCCGCGTGCAAACACCCGACGAAGGGCACTTTCTCATGCGTATCCGTCGCCCCCCTGAAGGGAGTGCCGGATGGGATGTCTTGTTTCGCTTGACGCCACGCCCCTTGTCGGCGCGCGCGTGGCGCGTGTGCAACTACCCCGGCGCTATGAACGCGACCGTTGCCCATGCGATGGCGTTACTTACTGCGCCGCATCCTGATGATATCGTCTTCAATCCCTGCTGCGGCTCGGGGACGTTGCTCATCGAACGGGGGTTGATTGCACCTGCGGCGCGCTTGCTGGGGTGCGATATCGAACCCGCTGTGTTGGCGTGCGCCCGCGAGAATGCGCTGGCGGCGGGCTTGGCGGAGCGCATCGAGTGGGAAGCATGGGACGCGTGTCAAACCCCACTTCCTGAGAAGAGCGTGGATGTCATTCTCAGTGATTTGCCGTTTGGCGGCTTGGTCGGCTCGCATGCTGAGAACGAGCGCTTGTACCCCGCTTTTGTGCAAGAAATGGCGCGCATCGCTCGCCCTGGCGCTCGCGGGGCGCTCATCACCCACGAAGTGCGTTTGCTGAACACCGTTCTGGAAGCGCAAACAGCGTGGCGTGTGGAACAGGTGCTCAAAGTGACACTGGGGGGGCTGCACCCACGCATTTTCTTACTGCGTCGCCAAGTGTGGTGA
- a CDS encoding PAS domain S-box protein gives MQPSVNETRPVDHQQKNVEQVLSLSFAPFARYLLLGNTLFDALVTLFIALTQTPLALSSRIAALFTLFSLGTTWLAWRGKERAAMLLFGWGFWLGLVSISLLMGTISTATLLTFLLVIILTATIVGVFHGALQAALALGLVIWLNSTPVLPIPTAWRLSPPTSSLNWLLEGGIFLFILVILYALRNITLRVIADMLAMQNDLVQLNAELSTTNAELERLRASLQQEVEQRTIALQDALKQVRRSENRYRQLVDMLPDAVIVHCEGRIVFANETAAVMLGAHSPQDLIGRAVLDFVHPDNLDMVRERIRALTEWDEPAPLVREKLVRLDGTAFDAEVAAMPTEWGRKPAIQVVARDISAQVAAEEALRRSEALYRDIFENVSDLLFMHDMDGVFLSINPAVERTLGYTPEEVIGRSIAEFIVPEHRARFATYLEILKRRGHAAGLMYVQTKQGDTRLLRYNTSVLLENGEQRYVRGSARDITREVEAERELRRQKRFFEAIFNHSPVAIVALDLEQRITACNAAFERMFGYTAEEVIGVTLDDLIVSEERKDEALQATAQATAGEVVHLTTRRKRKDGSEFDVEIFGVPVFVDGQQVGAIGIYHDVSEFVRAREEAEAYARAKSEFLANMSHEIRTPLNGIIGMTNLLLDTPLTNEQRDFVETIRNSGDTLLALINDILDFSKIEAGKMELESIPFDLRDCVETALDLLVAKAQEKGLELAYFIEDDVPPVIEGDVTRLRQVLVNLVGNAVKFTEEGEVFVGVSVVKREGEQYQLQFMVRDTGIGIPPERRDRLFQAFQQVDSSTTRRYGGTGLGLAISKRLVELMGGEIWVESEVGKGSTFYFTIQARVAASPTTVIRRMAQPRQLLHKRVLVVDDNATNRTILTRQLDKWGISVVAVASAQEALALLYRGDIFDVAILDMQMPEIDGLMLAHQIRTIPTARGLPLILLTSIEKRREVRESGLFEKYLVKPIKPEPLMNALLDVLGEQQDVISAQDIQESSTRLFDATLGERHPLRILLAEDNVVNQKVALRMLERLGYRADVAANGHEVLAALRRQPYDVVLMDVQMPEMDGVEATRRIIEEWGEHRPRIIAMTANALPHHRTEYIEAGMDDYISKPILVEELVEALLRCPPHEDAHHSTHAPKTPAAFIDFEQLHQRLGDLVEEMLPDMAPVFLEDAAQRLQEARDAITTRDQETFVRCLHTLKGSAATIGAMPFSEICRELEALGRDGEWDTIEARFPEVEKAFEQTKQAFLQYLG, from the coding sequence ATGCAGCCGTCAGTCAACGAGACACGACCAGTAGACCACCAGCAAAAGAACGTCGAACAGGTCTTGTCCCTCTCGTTCGCACCGTTTGCGCGCTATCTGCTCTTGGGCAACACACTCTTCGACGCGCTTGTCACCCTTTTCATCGCTCTAACCCAAACCCCTTTGGCGCTCAGTAGTCGCATTGCCGCTCTCTTCACACTTTTCTCTCTGGGAACGACGTGGCTGGCATGGCGCGGCAAAGAACGTGCGGCCATGCTCCTTTTCGGGTGGGGGTTTTGGCTGGGGCTTGTCAGTATCTCGCTCCTCATGGGCACCATCTCCACAGCCACGCTTCTCACCTTTTTGTTGGTCATTATCCTCACCGCCACCATTGTTGGGGTTTTCCACGGTGCGCTTCAAGCCGCTCTCGCGCTCGGTCTCGTTATCTGGCTCAACAGCACGCCGGTTTTGCCAATCCCCACGGCATGGCGACTCTCACCGCCCACCTCTTCACTGAACTGGTTACTGGAAGGCGGCATTTTTCTCTTTATTCTGGTCATTCTGTACGCCTTGCGGAACATCACCTTGCGCGTTATCGCAGACATGCTCGCCATGCAAAATGACCTTGTACAACTCAACGCCGAACTCTCCACCACCAACGCCGAACTGGAACGCCTGCGCGCTTCCCTGCAACAGGAAGTTGAACAGCGCACCATCGCCCTGCAAGACGCCCTCAAACAAGTGCGCCGCAGCGAAAACCGCTACCGCCAATTAGTGGATATGCTCCCCGATGCGGTCATTGTGCATTGTGAAGGGCGTATCGTCTTCGCCAACGAAACCGCCGCCGTCATGCTGGGAGCGCATTCACCACAGGACCTGATTGGCCGCGCCGTTCTTGATTTTGTCCATCCAGACAACCTGGACATGGTACGGGAGCGAATTCGCGCGTTGACGGAGTGGGACGAGCCGGCCCCGCTTGTGCGCGAAAAATTGGTACGCCTTGACGGCACAGCTTTTGACGCAGAGGTGGCCGCCATGCCCACTGAATGGGGGCGCAAACCGGCCATCCAAGTTGTGGCACGCGACATCAGCGCCCAAGTTGCCGCCGAAGAAGCCCTGCGTCGTTCGGAAGCGCTCTACCGCGATATTTTCGAGAACGTCAGCGATTTGCTCTTCATGCACGATATGGACGGCGTCTTTTTGAGCATCAACCCCGCCGTTGAACGCACACTCGGCTACACCCCCGAAGAAGTGATTGGTCGCTCCATCGCCGAATTCATTGTTCCTGAACATCGCGCCCGTTTTGCCACGTATCTGGAAATTCTCAAACGGCGTGGGCACGCCGCCGGGCTGATGTACGTCCAAACAAAGCAAGGCGACACACGTCTTCTGCGCTACAACACTTCTGTACTGCTAGAAAACGGTGAACAGCGCTATGTGCGCGGTTCAGCACGCGACATTACCCGCGAAGTTGAAGCCGAACGTGAATTGCGCCGCCAAAAACGCTTCTTTGAAGCCATTTTCAACCACAGTCCTGTCGCCATTGTCGCGCTTGATTTGGAGCAACGCATCACCGCATGCAACGCAGCCTTCGAGCGCATGTTTGGCTACACAGCGGAAGAGGTAATTGGCGTTACACTAGACGACCTTATTGTGAGTGAAGAACGCAAAGATGAAGCCCTGCAAGCCACGGCGCAAGCCACCGCCGGCGAGGTTGTGCATCTGACCACGCGGCGCAAACGCAAAGATGGCAGCGAGTTCGACGTAGAAATTTTTGGCGTGCCCGTGTTCGTTGACGGTCAGCAAGTCGGCGCAATTGGCATCTACCACGATGTGAGCGAGTTTGTGCGCGCACGCGAAGAAGCCGAAGCCTACGCCCGCGCCAAATCCGAATTCCTTGCCAACATGAGCCACGAAATTCGCACCCCCCTCAACGGTATCATCGGCATGACCAACCTGCTTCTTGACACACCGCTCACCAACGAACAACGCGACTTCGTCGAGACCATTCGCAACAGCGGCGACACACTGCTCGCTCTCATCAACGACATTCTGGACTTCTCCAAAATCGAAGCGGGCAAGATGGAGCTGGAATCCATCCCCTTCGACTTGCGCGATTGTGTGGAAACCGCGCTCGACCTGCTGGTCGCCAAGGCGCAAGAAAAAGGGTTGGAGCTGGCGTACTTCATCGAGGATGACGTCCCCCCCGTCATCGAAGGCGACGTGACACGCTTGCGACAGGTGCTTGTCAACCTGGTGGGGAATGCGGTCAAGTTCACAGAAGAGGGCGAGGTGTTTGTTGGCGTCTCCGTGGTCAAACGGGAAGGCGAGCAGTATCAGCTGCAATTCATGGTGCGCGATACCGGTATCGGCATTCCCCCAGAACGACGCGATCGGCTCTTCCAGGCATTTCAGCAAGTTGATAGTTCCACCACCCGCCGCTATGGCGGCACAGGCTTGGGGCTTGCCATCTCAAAGCGTCTGGTCGAACTGATGGGGGGCGAGATTTGGGTGGAAAGTGAAGTCGGCAAAGGGTCAACGTTCTACTTCACCATCCAGGCGCGCGTCGCCGCAAGCCCCACAACAGTGATACGTCGCATGGCGCAACCCCGCCAACTCCTGCACAAACGTGTGCTTGTAGTGGATGACAACGCCACCAACCGCACTATTCTGACCCGCCAACTCGACAAGTGGGGGATATCGGTGGTTGCAGTTGCCTCAGCGCAGGAAGCATTGGCGCTCCTGTATCGGGGGGATATTTTCGATGTTGCTATTCTCGATATGCAAATGCCCGAAATAGACGGGCTCATGCTTGCGCATCAAATTCGTACCATTCCCACCGCACGCGGGCTACCGCTCATCTTGCTAACATCCATTGAAAAGCGCCGTGAAGTCCGCGAGTCGGGGTTGTTTGAAAAATACCTCGTCAAACCCATCAAGCCTGAACCATTGATGAACGCGTTGCTCGACGTGTTGGGCGAGCAACAAGACGTCATCTCCGCGCAAGATATTCAAGAATCAAGCACGCGCCTCTTCGATGCGACCTTGGGCGAGCGCCACCCATTGCGCATTTTGCTCGCCGAGGATAACGTCGTCAACCAAAAAGTTGCGCTGCGAATGCTTGAGCGCCTCGGCTACCGCGCCGACGTAGCGGCAAACGGGCACGAAGTGCTAGCCGCCCTACGCCGACAACCCTACGATGTTGTGCTCATGGACGTACAAATGCCCGAAATGGACGGCGTCGAAGCGACGCGACGCATTATTGAGGAATGGGGTGAACACCGCCCCCGTATCATTGCGATGACGGCAAACGCCCTCCCACACCATCGCACAGAATACATTGAAGCCGGCATGGACGATTACATTAGCAAACCCATTCTGGTTGAAGAGCTCGTAGAAGCATTATTGCGCTGTCCACCCCACGAAGACGCGCATCACAGCACACACGCCCCCAAAACGCCCGCCGCCTTCATTGACTTTGAGCAACTGCACCAGCGCCTGGGCGATCTGGTTGAAGAAATGTTGCCCGATATGGCTCCCGTTTTTCTGGAAGACGCCGCCCAACGCTTGCAAGAAGCCCGCGACGCCATCACCACACGCGACCAAGAGACATTTGTGCGCTGTCTGCACACCCTGAAAGGGAGCGCAGCCACGATTGGCGCTATGCCATTTTCGGAAATCTGTCGCGAATTAGAGGCGTTAGGGCGTGATGGAGAATGGGATACTATCGAAGCCCGCTTCCCAGAGGTCGAAAAGGCGTTTGAGCAGACCAAGCAGGCTTTTCTTCAATATCTGGGATAA
- a CDS encoding tyrosine-type recombinase/integrase — protein sequence MSLPALTPDDVARLYAACDTGTWEGERDALIVTLAFNTGLRPADMARLHVRDISADGRWLMLHRGLRHHAIVPLNQRAARALHAWIERNNLKASDPLFIRAPNTRKRLRAREIANLMAQISARAGVPFDAENARATLARVLFNLSEDAAVIRSVLPPEEQEAATLPLEHLPPFSLVLSRSEMLFASLGMLPLPTAFMPPENDPVLERSRALLERAGEVL from the coding sequence ATGTCGCTGCCCGCACTCACACCTGACGACGTCGCCCGGCTCTACGCCGCTTGCGACACCGGCACGTGGGAAGGTGAACGCGACGCGCTCATCGTGACGCTGGCATTCAACACAGGGTTGCGCCCCGCCGACATGGCACGCTTGCATGTACGCGACATCAGCGCCGATGGGCGCTGGCTCATGCTCCACCGCGGGCTTCGCCATCATGCCATCGTACCGCTCAACCAACGGGCAGCGCGAGCATTGCACGCGTGGATAGAGCGCAACAATCTCAAAGCGAGCGACCCTCTCTTTATCCGCGCCCCCAACACGCGCAAACGGTTGCGTGCCAGGGAAATCGCCAATCTCATGGCGCAAATCAGCGCACGCGCCGGCGTCCCATTTGACGCTGAAAATGCCCGTGCAACGCTCGCGCGCGTGCTCTTCAACCTGTCAGAGGACGCCGCCGTCATTCGCAGCGTTCTACCGCCTGAAGAACAAGAGGCGGCAACCCTTCCTTTGGAGCACCTGCCGCCCTTCTCGCTGGTCCTTTCACGCTCGGAAATGCTGTTTGCATCACTCGGCATGCTCCCGTTGCCAACAGCGTTCATGCCGCCAGAAAACGACCCGGTACTGGAACGCAGTCGCGCACTGCTTGAACGTGCGGGGGAGGTGTTGTGA
- a CDS encoding response regulator yields MATILVVDDSPVITRTIGFVLRQHGFHVLAAANGRQALALLETSPVDLVIVDVTMPVMDGWELLAHLRAHETWRNLPVVMLTASNDEFDRERAQQEHVDGYLTKPVSSWRLIETVETLLRSTETPKEDDHVAARTHT; encoded by the coding sequence ATGGCAACCATTCTCGTTGTAGATGATTCACCTGTCATCACACGCACCATCGGCTTTGTGCTGCGCCAGCATGGCTTTCATGTGCTTGCCGCCGCCAACGGCCGCCAAGCTCTGGCGCTGTTGGAAACATCACCCGTGGACCTGGTGATTGTCGATGTGACAATGCCCGTGATGGACGGATGGGAATTGCTGGCGCACCTGCGCGCGCATGAAACATGGCGCAACCTGCCCGTTGTTATGCTCACAGCCAGCAATGATGAGTTCGACCGTGAGCGTGCTCAGCAAGAACATGTTGACGGGTATCTGACCAAGCCGGTCAGTTCCTGGCGGCTGATTGAAACCGTCGAAACGCTCCTGCGCTCGACAGAGACGCCAAAGGAGGACGACCATGTCGCTGCCCGCACTCACACCTGA
- a CDS encoding STAS domain-containing protein → MSIAVKEHVVRTAVVTLTERLDAFNAPDVRERLYALLDEGVTRFVLDLRDVPFMDSAGMAVIVSLLKRAREKGGDVKLVWPYHEAARRILHLTKFDRVFDIAETPEEALQRF, encoded by the coding sequence ATGAGTATCGCCGTGAAAGAACACGTGGTCCGCACCGCCGTTGTGACACTGACAGAACGTCTAGACGCCTTCAATGCGCCGGACGTGCGCGAACGTCTGTATGCCCTGCTCGATGAAGGCGTTACCCGTTTCGTGCTCGACCTGCGCGATGTGCCATTCATGGATAGTGCCGGGATGGCTGTCATCGTCAGCCTGTTGAAACGCGCCCGTGAAAAAGGGGGCGACGTGAAACTTGTGTGGCCCTACCATGAGGCGGCGCGTCGCATTCTGCACCTGACGAAGTTCGACCGTGTCTTTGACATCGCCGAAACACCAGAGGAGGCGTTGCAACGCTTCTAG
- a CDS encoding ATP-binding protein produces MGFWRRNPSSQNQTATFDHAYHVVELNIPAEHRFLNVVGSCVEALFERMSNIPEREIKTYNTQLAVHEICTNIVNHAYKDIENGRIQVLFFLDEDAQQLEINLYDYGVRFDPSSVREPNLDEPQVHGYGLFLVRQLVDEVVYTPEASRNHWRLVVKW; encoded by the coding sequence ATGGGATTCTGGCGACGCAATCCATCATCTCAAAACCAGACAGCCACATTCGATCACGCCTACCATGTCGTCGAGCTCAACATCCCAGCCGAACACCGCTTCCTCAATGTTGTCGGGAGTTGTGTGGAGGCGCTGTTTGAGCGGATGTCCAATATTCCTGAGCGCGAAATCAAAACCTACAACACCCAACTCGCGGTGCATGAAATCTGCACCAACATCGTCAACCACGCTTACAAGGACATTGAAAACGGGCGCATTCAAGTGCTCTTCTTCCTGGATGAAGACGCCCAGCAGCTTGAAATCAATCTGTACGATTACGGTGTACGCTTTGACCCTTCCAGTGTACGTGAACCCAACCTCGATGAACCGCAAGTGCACGGATACGGGCTTTTTCTGGTGCGCCAATTGGTTGATGAAGTGGTGTACACTCCCGAAGCATCACGCAATCATTGGCGGCTTGTCGTCAAATGGTGA